The Methanohalophilus portucalensis genome window below encodes:
- a CDS encoding MTAP family purine nucleoside phosphorylase has translation MDREISFAIIGGVGFLKNNGYEKMTISSTYGDVECFIGKTRGINFAFIPRHSISGPHIPPHRINYHAIICAVKKLGIKQVIATNSVGSMKGHPTGSFFIPDDFIDFTKGRESTYYHNQTVHVDMNQPYCPRLRESLMNALQENREDLFEGTYVCTEGPRFETKAEIQMMASFGDVVGMTGLPEVILAREMKICYASICTVTNPACGMENERLTADEVVGVLKKREKVLFDLIINTFLCMDEKRTCICSLAKDQACL, from the coding sequence ATGGACAGGGAAATTTCTTTTGCCATAATTGGAGGCGTAGGTTTCCTCAAAAATAATGGTTATGAAAAAATGACCATTTCAAGTACATACGGGGATGTGGAGTGTTTTATTGGTAAAACCAGGGGTATCAACTTTGCCTTCATACCCAGACATTCGATATCAGGGCCGCATATCCCTCCTCACAGGATCAACTATCATGCCATAATATGTGCAGTAAAAAAACTTGGCATCAAACAGGTAATAGCCACAAATTCTGTAGGTTCCATGAAAGGCCACCCTACAGGCTCGTTTTTTATCCCTGATGATTTCATTGATTTTACTAAAGGGCGCGAATCCACATATTATCATAACCAGACCGTACATGTGGACATGAACCAACCATACTGCCCAAGGCTCAGAGAATCTCTCATGAATGCTTTGCAAGAAAACAGGGAAGACCTCTTTGAAGGAACATACGTATGTACTGAAGGGCCACGTTTTGAAACAAAAGCAGAGATACAAATGATGGCTTCATTTGGGGATGTTGTAGGTATGACCGGCCTGCCGGAAGTTATACTTGCCCGTGAAATGAAAATATGTTATGCCTCAATATGTACAGTTACCAACCCTGCATGTGGCATGGAAAATGAAAGATTGACCGCAGATGAAGTGGTTGGTGTACTTAAAAAACGGGAAAAAGTACTATTTGATCTTATTATCAACACATTCCTTTGTATGGATGAGAAAAGGACATGTATATGCAGCCTGGCAAAAGATCAGGCATGTCTTTAA
- a CDS encoding RAD55 family ATPase, with protein MQNNNNGHLEVQQMTQPPRNKNVLGNSNRYSGSASADESKSIVMPTGISLLDDSLSGGLPSSSLVYFSADPLSMSEVFLYQFSQTRKTYYFATGRRPKYIHQDIVNLGFDPSNIIFVDVYGEYYFTQTGEMVSSVGNEFVDSKIIEFTEYNLQNIALDAEDDEVNVIFDTFSFYTNLNVHRGLVKRLLNMLYETTKQMASQTYLYSLKRSSPEALESDLFNSADVIFDVLIERSSDQIINKLSIPKIRGMVPTSDVIKFNVADGVHIDTSKDVV; from the coding sequence ATGCAGAATAACAATAATGGACATCTTGAAGTTCAGCAAATGACACAACCTCCCAGGAACAAGAATGTCCTGGGCAATTCAAATAGATATTCAGGAAGTGCATCTGCTGATGAATCAAAATCTATTGTTATGCCCACGGGCATATCCTTACTTGATGACAGTCTCAGTGGTGGTCTTCCGTCAAGTTCATTGGTCTATTTTTCTGCAGATCCTCTCTCGATGTCCGAGGTTTTCCTGTACCAGTTTTCTCAGACAAGGAAAACCTATTATTTTGCTACGGGTCGGCGACCTAAATATATCCATCAGGACATAGTAAACTTAGGCTTTGATCCATCCAATATTATTTTTGTTGATGTTTATGGAGAATACTACTTTACGCAAACTGGAGAAATGGTCAGCAGTGTGGGCAATGAGTTTGTTGATTCGAAGATAATAGAATTCACCGAATACAATCTACAGAATATTGCTCTGGATGCGGAGGATGATGAGGTGAATGTAATATTTGATACTTTTTCCTTTTATACCAATCTTAATGTCCATAGAGGCCTGGTAAAACGTCTATTAAACATGCTCTATGAAACAACAAAACAGATGGCTTCCCAAACCTACCTTTACAGCCTTAAAAGAAGTAGTCCTGAAGCACTTGAAAGTGATCTCTTCAATTCTGCAGATGTGATATTTGACGTACTCATTGAAAGATCATCGGATCAAATAATAAACAAACTCTCAATCCCGAAGATCAGGGGTATGGTACCTACTTCTGATGTTATCAAGTTCAATGTGGCAGACGGAGTCCATATTGATACATCTAAGGATGTTGTCTGA